The genomic segment ATCTTCGGCGTCGTGAACGGCATCATCGGAACGGCGATCCGCATCGTCGCGTTCCCGCTCTACATCCTCACCCTGGGCCTCATCGCGCTGGTCGTGAACGCTCTGCTGCTCCTGCTCGCCGGCTGGATCTCCTCGCTCTTCGGCTTCGGCCTGACGGTGGAGAACTTCTGGTGGGCCGTGCTCGGCGGCCTGGTGCTCGCCATCCTGGGTGCCATCATCGGCGCCATCCTCCGCCCGCTCGCCGGCAAGCGTTCCTAGCGCTCAGCGGGTCGACGGCGCCGATGCGAGAATAGACACCATGCCCCTTCCGCCCGACGAGCCGCAGAACGAGGCGTTCCGCATCTCGATGGTCTGCACGGGCAACATCTGCCGCTCGCCGATGGCCGAGATCGTGCTGCGCGATCTGGTCGAGAAGGCGGGGCTCGGCGACCGGGTGTCGGTGAGCTCGGCGGGCACGGGGGAGTGGCACGTCGGTGAGCACGCCGATCCCCGCACCATCGCAGCCCTCGAGTCGCACGGCTTCGACGGCAGCACGCACCGCGCGCGGCAGTTCGACCCCAGCTGGTTCGATTCACTCGACCTCGTGGTGGCCCTCGACCGCAGTCACGAGCGGGTGCTCCGCTCCTGGGCCCGCACCGACGAAGACCGCTCGAAGGTGCGCCTGCTGCTCGGCTTCGACCCGGAATACGCGGGGCGATCGGATGTGCCAGACCCCTACTACTCCGATGCGGCGATGTTCGACTCGGTGCTCACCATGATCGAGCACTCCTGCCGCGCCCTGCTCCGGCAGCTCGAACCGGCCTTCCGCCGGTCACGGCTCGCCCTCTGACGCTCCGACCTCCTCCGCGGCATCCGGCCGCCCGACCGACCATCCCGTCACTCGAAAGACACCATGCCTCCATTGCCTCCCCAGCCCATCAGCCCGCTCGACGGACGCTACCGCCCCGCGGTCTCCGAACTCGGCGAGTTCCTCTCCGAGGCCGGTCTCAACCGGGCGCGGGTGCACGTCGAGATCGATTGGCTGCTCTACCTCACCGACCACTCGATGTTCGGCTCCACCCCGCTCGATCCTGAACTCTCGCGCCGGCTGCGGTCGGTCATCCAGGACTTCGGTCAGGCCGACATCGACCAGATCGCCGAGCTCGAGGCCACCACCCGGCACGACGTCAAGGCCGTCGAGTACTACGTGCGCCGTAAACTCGCCGATCTCGGGCTCACCGAGATCGCGGAGCTCACCCACTTCGGCGCCACGAGCGAAGACATCAACAACCTCTCCTACGCGCTCACCATCCGGGAGGCCGTGACGGAGGTCTGGCTGCCGGCCTTCGACGCCGTGATCGCCGAGCTGCGGGCCCTCGCCGTCGCGCACCGAGACGACGCGATGCTCGCCCACACCCACGGCCAGCCGGCCACCCCCACCACGATGGGCAAGGAGTTCGCGGTCACCGTGCACCGCCTGTCACGGGTGCGCGCGCAGATCGAGGCCACCGAGTACCTCGGCAAGTTCTCGGGCGCCACCGGAACCTTCGCGGCCGACCTCGTGGCCGATCCGACCGCCGACTGGCAGGCCATCTCGCGCGGCTTCGTGACCTCGCTCGGGCTGGTCTGGAACCCGCTCACCACGCAGATCGAGTCGCACGACTGGCAGGCGGAGCTCTACAACCGCATCAGCCACGCGAACCGCATCCTGCACAACCTCTGCACCGATGTCTGGACCTACATCTCGATGGGGTACTTCACGCAGATCCCCGTCGCGGGCGCGACCGGGTCGTCGACGATGCCGCACAAGATCAACCCGATCCGTTTCGAGAACGCCGAGGCCAACCTCGAGATCTCCTCGGCCCTGCTCGACTCACTGGCCGCGACGCTCGTCACCTCTCGGCTGCAGCGCGACCTCACCGACTCCACGACCCAGCGCAACATCGGCGTGGCGCTCGGTCACTCGCTGCTGGCCCTCGACAACATCCGCGGCGGGCTCGGGCAGATCTCGCTGAACACCGACGCCCTTGCGGCCGATCTCGACACCAACTGGGAGGTGCTCGGCGAAGCGATCCAGACCGTCGTGCGCGCCGAAGTGACCGCCGGGCGCTCCTCGATCGCCGACCCGTACGCGCTCCTGAAGGAGCTGACGCGCGGTCACCGCATCGGGCAGGCCGAGCTCGTGGAGTTCGTGCAGGGTCTCGACATCGGCGACGAGGCGAAGGCGCGCCTGGTGGCGCTCACGCCCGCCAGCTACACCGGCCT from the Herbiconiux aconitum genome contains:
- a CDS encoding low molecular weight protein-tyrosine-phosphatase; translation: MPLPPDEPQNEAFRISMVCTGNICRSPMAEIVLRDLVEKAGLGDRVSVSSAGTGEWHVGEHADPRTIAALESHGFDGSTHRARQFDPSWFDSLDLVVALDRSHERVLRSWARTDEDRSKVRLLLGFDPEYAGRSDVPDPYYSDAAMFDSVLTMIEHSCRALLRQLEPAFRRSRLAL
- the purB gene encoding adenylosuccinate lyase, yielding MPPLPPQPISPLDGRYRPAVSELGEFLSEAGLNRARVHVEIDWLLYLTDHSMFGSTPLDPELSRRLRSVIQDFGQADIDQIAELEATTRHDVKAVEYYVRRKLADLGLTEIAELTHFGATSEDINNLSYALTIREAVTEVWLPAFDAVIAELRALAVAHRDDAMLAHTHGQPATPTTMGKEFAVTVHRLSRVRAQIEATEYLGKFSGATGTFAADLVADPTADWQAISRGFVTSLGLVWNPLTTQIESHDWQAELYNRISHANRILHNLCTDVWTYISMGYFTQIPVAGATGSSTMPHKINPIRFENAEANLEISSALLDSLAATLVTSRLQRDLTDSTTQRNIGVALGHSLLALDNIRGGLGQISLNTDALAADLDTNWEVLGEAIQTVVRAEVTAGRSSIADPYALLKELTRGHRIGQAELVEFVQGLDIGDEAKARLVALTPASYTGLASQLVDHILPPAE
- a CDS encoding phage holin family protein; its protein translation is MRRFLVSLVANAIALWLTTLIVAGVKVDAFGTDDGVLSTVLTYLFVALIFGVVNGIIGTAIRIVAFPLYILTLGLIALVVNALLLLLAGWISSLFGFGLTVENFWWAVLGGLVLAILGAIIGAILRPLAGKRS